Proteins encoded in a region of the Clostridia bacterium genome:
- a CDS encoding histidinol-phosphatase HisJ family protein encodes MAAGLADYHVHLLGHGEGRLTAEYLAEFVQRARSQGLEEIGLADHDDFLEVLRPLFASRDGGWPSDYPVRLGLEVSYRAGREEEIRRLAREFRFDYLIGSVHDLDGWPFDHPDYVEGYAGRDADELYRRYFSAVVRVAESGLFDVIGHLDLIKVFGCRSRRPASELAEAALEAVRTQGLAVEVNTAGLFKPAGEIYPGPELLRACFDRGIPITFGSDAHRPEEVGRSFAQAAELARRAGYRRYVRFRARRRVLVPL; translated from the coding sequence TTGGCAGCAGGTCTGGCGGATTACCACGTGCACCTCTTGGGGCACGGCGAGGGGCGGCTTACCGCCGAGTACCTGGCGGAGTTCGTGCAGCGGGCCCGCAGCCAGGGACTGGAAGAAATAGGGCTGGCCGACCATGACGACTTCCTGGAGGTTTTAAGGCCTCTTTTCGCTTCGCGGGACGGGGGATGGCCCTCGGACTATCCCGTTCGGCTGGGCCTGGAGGTAAGTTACCGGGCCGGCCGGGAAGAGGAAATCCGGCGGCTGGCCCGGGAGTTCCGGTTCGACTATCTCATCGGTTCGGTGCACGATCTCGACGGCTGGCCCTTCGATCACCCGGACTATGTGGAGGGCTACGCGGGCCGGGACGCGGACGAACTGTACCGCCGGTACTTCTCTGCGGTGGTCCGGGTGGCGGAGAGCGGCCTGTTCGACGTCATCGGCCACCTTGACCTGATCAAGGTCTTCGGCTGCCGCAGCCGCCGGCCGGCTTCGGAGTTGGCGGAGGCGGCGCTGGAGGCGGTCAGGACGCAGGGTCTGGCGGTGGAGGTGAATACCGCGGGCCTCTTCAAGCCGGCGGGAGAAATCTATCCCGGACCCGAGTTGCTGCGGGCCTGCTTTGACCGGGGTATTCCCATTACCTTCGGTTCGGACGCCCACCGTCCGGAGGAAGTGGGCCGCAGTTTCGCGCAGGCGGCGGAGCTGGCCCGCCGCGCGGGCTATCGCCGCTACGTGCGTTTTCGCGCCCGCCGGCGCGTCCTGGTGCCCCTATGA
- a CDS encoding LysE family translocator, which yields MGTLIGLLAASWVVSLSGALMPGPLLTVAINHSLHRGVAAGPLLVLGHALLELAMVLALLSGLAHLLAVPQVELALSLAGGLVLGYMGWGLLAAAKSPPSPLPWEQPKEGERDPARAGLLSPVWAGVVTSVVNPYWELWWVSIGAAMLVQARVAGTPGVAAFYLGHILGDLAWYTLVAATVVLGRRWLNRRAYSALMGVCGLFLAAFAVYFFLHGVKLGHALWRF from the coding sequence TTGGGGACGCTGATCGGACTGTTGGCCGCCTCCTGGGTGGTGAGCCTTTCCGGCGCGCTGATGCCGGGCCCGCTGCTCACCGTGGCCATCAATCACAGCCTTCACCGGGGCGTCGCGGCCGGACCGTTGTTGGTGCTGGGGCATGCCCTTCTGGAGCTGGCCATGGTGTTGGCGCTGCTTTCCGGATTGGCCCACCTCTTGGCCGTTCCCCAGGTAGAGCTGGCCTTGAGCCTGGCCGGAGGGTTGGTGCTGGGGTACATGGGATGGGGGCTGCTGGCGGCGGCCAAGAGTCCTCCGTCGCCCCTGCCCTGGGAGCAGCCGAAGGAAGGCGAGCGGGACCCGGCAAGGGCGGGGCTCCTGTCTCCGGTTTGGGCGGGAGTGGTTACCAGCGTGGTCAACCCCTATTGGGAGCTCTGGTGGGTGAGTATCGGGGCGGCGATGCTGGTTCAGGCCCGGGTGGCAGGTACCCCCGGGGTGGCCGCATTCTACTTGGGCCACATATTGGGCGACCTGGCCTGGTACACACTGGTGGCGGCGACAGTAGTCCTGGGGCGGCGCTGGCTTAACCGGCGCGCCTACTCGGCCCTCATGGGCGTATGCGGGCTTTTCCTGGCCGCCTTTGCCGTCTACTTCTTCCTCCACGGGGTGAAGTTGGGGCACGCCCTGTGGCGGTTCTGA